One Pyrococcus furiosus DSM 3638 genomic region harbors:
- a CDS encoding TIGR00153 family protein, translating into MFGAKENDVFKLIRDHLTMVGDTLKYTKEMFVQYLQGNIGNAEELLTKVEESETRADKLRREIELMLYSGAFIPANRGDYIRLVELIDNVADAAESAAHTLIFAKPAVPPEYKEKILILINESLKTFEYLKEAVVSLETDVDRALEYSKSTEAQEEDADKIEYSLLRKIFEDENISTYAKLIWNQIITKIGDIADRAEDASDHIMLMAVKRR; encoded by the coding sequence ATGTTTGGGGCAAAAGAGAATGATGTGTTTAAACTAATAAGGGATCATTTGACAATGGTCGGAGATACATTAAAATACACCAAGGAGATGTTTGTTCAGTATTTGCAGGGAAACATAGGAAATGCCGAGGAGCTGTTAACTAAAGTCGAGGAGAGTGAAACTCGGGCCGATAAGCTTAGGAGAGAAATAGAGCTTATGCTTTACTCAGGAGCCTTTATTCCGGCAAATAGAGGGGATTACATAAGACTTGTAGAGCTAATAGATAATGTTGCAGATGCTGCGGAAAGTGCTGCCCATACCCTAATATTTGCTAAGCCTGCAGTTCCCCCGGAATATAAAGAAAAGATCCTTATTTTAATCAACGAATCCCTAAAAACATTTGAGTACCTCAAAGAAGCTGTTGTATCCTTAGAGACTGACGTAGATAGAGCACTTGAATATTCTAAGTCCACTGAAGCTCAAGAAGAGGATGCCGATAAAATAGAATACTCTTTGCTGAGAAAGATATTTGAAGATGAAAACATTTCCACTTACGCAAAGCTTATTTGGAACCAAATTATCACAAAAATTGGAGATATTGCCGATAGGGCTGAAGATGCTTCAGACCATATAATGCTTATGGCCGTTAAAAGGAGGTGA
- a CDS encoding 2-dehydropantoate 2-reductase: MKIYVLGAGAIGSLFGGLLFAAGEDVVLIGRKPHVDAINKRGLRITGIIEEVIKVPATISPPEEKPDLIILATKSYSTVEALRASKAIVEDTWILSIQNGIGNEDEIRKFGGKPIGGITTNGAILVSSGVVKWTGKGITVVGLYPKGRHTFVDKISEIFNRAGLETIVSENIEGWIWAKAIVNSAINPIGTLLRVKNGAILDNEELLSVAVEVVKEGCKVATQNGVKLEVHPIDLLFQTLKKTRENYNSMLQDILKGRKTEIDYINGKIVEYAKSVGLEAPLNFLLWGLIKGMEKLHGGVENVWGKRE; the protein is encoded by the coding sequence ATGAAAATTTATGTTCTGGGTGCTGGGGCTATAGGCTCGCTTTTTGGAGGGCTACTTTTCGCTGCAGGTGAGGATGTTGTTCTTATTGGCAGAAAGCCCCATGTAGATGCAATAAATAAGAGAGGGCTTAGGATAACTGGGATTATAGAAGAGGTGATAAAAGTTCCTGCTACAATCTCTCCTCCCGAAGAAAAACCAGATCTAATAATACTCGCAACAAAATCGTACTCTACAGTAGAAGCCCTTAGAGCCTCTAAAGCGATTGTGGAGGACACTTGGATATTAAGTATTCAAAATGGAATAGGAAATGAAGATGAAATAAGAAAGTTCGGGGGAAAGCCTATAGGAGGAATAACTACAAATGGAGCTATCTTAGTGAGCTCAGGGGTTGTGAAGTGGACGGGAAAAGGAATAACTGTAGTTGGTTTATACCCTAAAGGGCGTCACACATTTGTTGACAAAATTTCCGAAATTTTCAATAGAGCGGGATTAGAAACTATTGTAAGTGAGAACATTGAAGGGTGGATATGGGCAAAGGCAATTGTTAATTCTGCTATTAACCCCATTGGCACTCTGTTACGGGTTAAAAATGGGGCAATTCTAGACAATGAGGAATTGCTTTCTGTAGCAGTAGAAGTTGTGAAAGAGGGGTGTAAGGTTGCGACGCAAAATGGAGTAAAATTAGAGGTTCATCCAATAGATTTGCTATTCCAGACATTGAAAAAAACTAGGGAGAATTACAATTCCATGCTCCAGGATATATTAAAGGGGAGAAAGACTGAAATTGACTACATAAACGGAAAAATAGTTGAGTATGCCAAATCTGTTGGGCTTGAAGCTCCCCTTAATTTTCTTCTGTGGGGGTTAATTAAGGGAATGGAAAAGTTACATGGAGGAGTGGAAAATGTTTGGGGCAAAAGAGAATGA
- the amrS gene encoding AmmeMemoRadiSam system radical SAM enzyme, with amino-acid sequence MRTALYWEPLEDGKVKCKLCPLNCIINPEKRGSCKVRINIDGKLYTLNYGKVSSIALDPIEKKPLFHFWPGSCAFSIGTVGCNMHCKHCQNWEISQADESFPYLQDATPESIVRLARHYECESIAYTYNEPTIWYEFVLDTAKLAKKEGLNNILVTNGYINEEPFRELAKYIDAMNIDIKAFNDKFYMKISSVPSGEPSRRTAVIAKKEFGIHVELTYLIIPTLNDNEEEIRRFARWVVEELGDDTPVHFSRFFPHYKLLNLPPTPIQTLEKAYKIAKEEGLKFVYLGNVPGHEGENTYCPRCGKLLIERWGFEILRYEIKDGKCKYCGEQIPIVGEYQRKTYRGMWW; translated from the coding sequence ATGAGAACAGCACTATATTGGGAGCCCCTAGAGGATGGAAAAGTTAAATGCAAGCTTTGCCCGCTAAATTGCATTATAAACCCAGAAAAAAGAGGATCTTGTAAAGTTAGGATTAACATAGATGGAAAGCTCTATACCTTAAATTATGGGAAGGTCTCCTCAATAGCCCTCGATCCCATAGAGAAAAAGCCCCTATTTCACTTCTGGCCAGGCTCCTGTGCATTTTCAATAGGAACTGTAGGATGTAACATGCACTGTAAGCACTGCCAAAATTGGGAAATTAGTCAAGCGGATGAAAGCTTCCCTTACCTTCAAGATGCAACGCCAGAAAGTATAGTGAGGTTAGCAAGACACTACGAATGCGAGAGCATAGCCTACACTTACAACGAACCCACCATATGGTATGAGTTCGTTTTGGACACAGCAAAACTAGCTAAGAAGGAAGGACTAAACAATATTCTGGTAACAAATGGTTACATAAATGAGGAGCCATTTAGAGAGTTAGCAAAATACATAGATGCCATGAACATTGATATAAAAGCATTTAACGACAAATTCTACATGAAAATTTCAAGTGTGCCAAGTGGCGAGCCGAGCAGAAGAACCGCAGTAATTGCCAAAAAAGAATTTGGAATTCACGTTGAGCTAACATACTTAATAATTCCAACTCTTAATGATAATGAAGAAGAAATTAGAAGATTTGCCAGGTGGGTTGTGGAAGAGCTCGGAGATGATACCCCAGTACACTTCTCACGCTTCTTCCCACATTACAAACTGTTGAATTTACCTCCAACCCCTATACAAACTTTGGAAAAAGCTTATAAGATAGCCAAAGAAGAAGGACTCAAGTTCGTGTACCTCGGAAATGTTCCTGGACATGAAGGAGAAAATACATACTGTCCACGTTGTGGAAAATTACTAATAGAAAGATGGGGATTTGAGATATTAAGGTATGAAATAAAAGATGGAAAATGCAAATACTGTGGTGAACAAATCCCTATAGTTGGAGAATATCAAAGGAAAACATACAGGGGAATGTGGTGGTAA
- a CDS encoding S-layer protein gives MKVKKIAALAVGAAVAGATLGFASAQGEVPEIPKDFFVKDGKPNVKIVVGSEGAAMDVVSAADIAAAIGSLLYTEKDVEVTDATVVARKDVTEPIEKIPVFDNYDTNTAHKYKVGDNLKDVPAWWNGSDFVANFSTSVWNDGVYDKAVEIRIDNIGSVGSYDLAANLTLKGIALDGITDSEVDVIDDFEDFTVNVSTVVANISLVVYNYTLKGQPTVDKITKDETIPEVNLITNLFLDNSTLAKFYPDYDGYTIEGVKVLKSGVGEGETLKILDNEYPIVFIGKDIQETACGDCFTYGKDWGEDYYNQGETYNFGDYKVTILDIDVARDKAFIKVESPSGDTETTTLAVGGTEAQTFFDGGIRIQIKDTFVGISGTNAVKLHVWTDLKTVKSGDEIMPGWIAEFKVDSGKIIWFALENKNTLSDKRVPLFNTYAVDYKATIRKKKKDDVEYGTLTAYIYIEPLETQYETVEAAIGESIDDYEVVDVKAEVSPEVAYIPQKLTAPITVLDTEVLEQGLENVGSNLILVGGPVVNKVTAALAEDLGVPLTYEEWAEKFGTGKEGWTIVYKEQCGKIGGYGVVLVAGSDREGTRAAAEALLDYIANLE, from the coding sequence ATGAAAGTTAAGAAGATTGCGGCCCTTGCAGTTGGTGCCGCAGTAGCTGGTGCAACCCTTGGCTTTGCAAGTGCCCAAGGCGAAGTCCCCGAGATACCAAAGGACTTCTTTGTTAAGGATGGAAAGCCAAACGTTAAGATCGTTGTTGGTAGTGAAGGAGCTGCTATGGACGTTGTGAGCGCAGCCGATATTGCCGCTGCAATTGGAAGCTTACTCTACACCGAGAAGGATGTTGAAGTTACCGACGCTACAGTGGTTGCAAGGAAGGATGTAACCGAACCCATTGAAAAGATACCTGTCTTTGACAACTACGACACAAATACAGCTCACAAATACAAGGTTGGAGACAATCTAAAAGATGTACCAGCCTGGTGGAACGGATCAGACTTTGTAGCTAACTTCTCAACATCAGTTTGGAATGATGGTGTATATGACAAGGCAGTGGAGATCAGGATTGACAATATTGGAAGCGTTGGGAGCTATGACCTTGCAGCAAACCTAACACTTAAGGGAATTGCTCTCGACGGCATAACTGACAGTGAAGTTGATGTAATTGACGACTTTGAGGACTTCACAGTTAACGTAAGTACAGTGGTTGCAAACATATCACTTGTAGTATACAACTATACACTCAAAGGACAACCTACAGTTGACAAGATAACAAAGGATGAAACAATACCAGAAGTAAACCTAATCACAAACTTGTTCCTTGACAACAGCACACTCGCAAAGTTCTATCCAGACTACGACGGTTACACCATAGAGGGAGTTAAGGTTCTTAAGTCAGGAGTTGGTGAAGGAGAAACCCTAAAGATCCTTGACAATGAATATCCAATAGTCTTCATTGGAAAAGACATTCAAGAAACAGCTTGTGGAGATTGCTTCACCTATGGTAAGGACTGGGGCGAGGACTACTACAACCAGGGTGAAACATACAACTTCGGAGACTACAAGGTCACAATCCTTGATATTGATGTTGCAAGAGACAAGGCATTCATAAAGGTTGAGAGCCCAAGTGGAGATACTGAGACAACTACTCTCGCAGTTGGTGGTACAGAGGCACAAACCTTCTTCGACGGAGGCATAAGAATCCAGATAAAGGACACCTTCGTAGGTATCAGCGGTACAAACGCAGTAAAACTCCACGTCTGGACAGACCTCAAGACAGTAAAGAGTGGAGACGAAATAATGCCTGGATGGATAGCAGAGTTCAAGGTCGACAGTGGAAAGATTATATGGTTCGCCCTTGAAAACAAGAACACACTCTCCGACAAGAGAGTGCCATTATTCAACACCTACGCTGTAGACTACAAGGCAACGATAAGGAAGAAGAAAAAAGACGATGTAGAGTACGGTACACTAACAGCCTACATCTACATCGAGCCACTGGAGACACAGTATGAGACAGTAGAGGCAGCAATAGGAGAGTCAATTGATGACTATGAAGTTGTAGACGTCAAAGCTGAGGTCAGTCCAGAGGTTGCTTATATTCCACAGAAGCTAACCGCTCCAATCACAGTCCTTGACACCGAAGTCCTTGAGCAAGGACTAGAGAACGTAGGCAGCAACCTAATCCTAGTGGGTGGTCCAGTCGTCAACAAGGTAACTGCAGCCTTAGCTGAAGACCTAGGAGTTCCACTCACCTACGAAGAGTGGGCCGAGAAGTTCGGTACTGGTAAGGAAGGATGGACTATCGTCTACAAGGAGCAGTGCGGCAAGATTGGAGGCTACGGTGTAGTCCTAGTAGCAGGTAGCGACAGAGAAGGAACCAGAGCAGCTGCAGAGGCATTGCTCGACTACATTGCAAACCTTGAGTGA
- a CDS encoding FKBP-type peptidyl-prolyl cis-trans isomerase produces the protein MKVEKGDVIRLHYTGKVKETGEIFDTTYEDVAKEARIYNPNGIYGPVPIAVGAGHVLPGLDKRLIGLEVKKKYVIEVPPEEGFGLRDPGKIKIIPLGKFRKSGIIPYPGLEIEVETENGRKMRGRVLTVSGGRVRVDFNHPLAGKTLVYEVEVVEKIEDPIEKIKALIELRLPMIDKDKVIIEISEKDVKLNFKDVDIDPKTLILGEILLESDLKFIGYEKVEFEPTIEELLKPKSAEEQESPNEEQQEESESKAEES, from the coding sequence ATGAAAGTAGAGAAAGGAGATGTCATAAGACTTCATTACACTGGAAAGGTTAAAGAAACTGGAGAAATCTTCGACACAACTTATGAGGATGTTGCAAAAGAAGCTAGAATATACAATCCAAACGGAATCTATGGGCCAGTCCCTATAGCGGTTGGAGCGGGACACGTATTGCCCGGACTAGACAAGAGACTTATAGGGCTTGAAGTTAAGAAAAAATACGTCATTGAAGTTCCACCCGAAGAAGGCTTTGGATTGAGAGATCCAGGAAAAATTAAGATTATCCCACTTGGAAAGTTCAGAAAATCTGGAATAATCCCGTACCCTGGGCTAGAAATTGAAGTTGAAACAGAAAATGGGAGAAAAATGAGAGGTAGGGTTCTTACAGTTAGCGGAGGAAGAGTTAGAGTAGACTTCAATCATCCATTAGCAGGAAAGACTCTCGTATATGAAGTTGAAGTTGTTGAGAAAATTGAAGATCCAATAGAAAAGATTAAGGCACTAATAGAACTAAGACTGCCAATGATTGACAAAGATAAGGTTATTATTGAGATTAGTGAAAAAGATGTAAAGCTAAACTTCAAAGACGTTGATATTGATCCAAAGACACTAATTTTGGGCGAAATTCTTCTCGAAAGTGACTTGAAATTTATAGGATATGAGAAAGTTGAATTTGAGCCAACCATTGAAGAGTTATTAAAGCCCAAGTCTGCCGAGGAGCAAGAGTCTCCTAACGAAGAACAGCAAGAGGAGAGTGAGTCTAAAGCGGAAGAATCTTAA
- the trmY gene encoding tRNA (pseudouridine(54)-N(1))-methyltransferase TrmY gives MRIFIIKSSTAHTAFDYSIKDIPGTSGRLDLICRSLNAAFQLSHSFRKNVRVYTVLYGPPDPPKTIRFEGAKIKPKTLNPDEVSTAKLIGKILNAGKDIKEPTKEREVLPGIYISRMTFEDVVRKNIKYNLYLLEENGVDIEKVKFPQDNVGFILGDQNGFTEEELNFLEGLVPKITIGPKPYLTSHVIAFVNIYLDRIGIP, from the coding sequence GTGAGAATATTCATTATAAAGTCCTCTACAGCCCATACTGCTTTTGATTACTCCATTAAAGACATCCCTGGCACAAGCGGAAGGCTTGACTTGATTTGTAGGTCTCTAAATGCAGCATTTCAACTCTCTCATTCCTTTAGAAAAAATGTTAGAGTATACACAGTTCTATATGGACCACCTGACCCTCCAAAGACAATTCGCTTTGAAGGTGCAAAAATTAAACCAAAAACTCTGAATCCTGATGAAGTATCTACTGCAAAGCTAATTGGTAAAATACTAAATGCCGGAAAAGATATAAAGGAGCCAACAAAAGAAAGGGAAGTTCTTCCCGGTATTTATATTAGCAGGATGACATTTGAAGACGTGGTAAGGAAAAACATTAAGTATAACTTGTATTTGCTTGAGGAGAACGGAGTAGATATTGAGAAAGTTAAATTCCCACAGGATAACGTGGGATTCATACTAGGAGATCAAAATGGATTCACAGAGGAGGAGCTCAATTTTCTAGAAGGATTAGTGCCAAAGATAACAATAGGGCCAAAACCCTATCTAACTTCCCATGTTATAGCATTTGTAAACATTTACTTAGACAGAATTGGCATTCCATGA
- the psmB gene encoding archaeal proteasome endopeptidase complex subunit beta, which translates to MLHLKEKLKGTTTVGLVCKEGVVLAADTRASLGNIIYAKNVTKIHKIDEHLAIAGAGDVGDILNLVRLLKAEANLYKSTVGKEMSVKALATLLANILNGSKYFPYLGWFLVGGYDEKPRLFSVDMVGGITEDNYAAAGSGMEFAYSILDSEYREEMSVNDGIKLAVKAINVAIKRDVFTGDGLLVVTITKDGYKEYRGAELEKMLK; encoded by the coding sequence GTGTTGCACTTGAAAGAGAAACTTAAGGGAACAACTACAGTAGGCCTAGTTTGTAAGGAAGGAGTAGTACTTGCAGCAGATACAAGAGCTAGCCTAGGAAACATTATCTACGCAAAGAACGTGACAAAGATTCACAAGATTGACGAGCATTTGGCAATTGCAGGGGCGGGAGACGTTGGAGATATACTCAACTTAGTTAGACTCTTAAAAGCCGAGGCAAACCTATACAAATCTACCGTAGGAAAAGAGATGAGCGTTAAGGCATTAGCAACCCTGCTTGCAAACATCTTGAACGGGTCAAAGTACTTCCCCTACTTGGGATGGTTCTTGGTTGGAGGATACGATGAGAAACCCAGACTGTTTTCTGTTGACATGGTGGGGGGAATAACTGAAGATAACTATGCCGCTGCAGGTTCTGGAATGGAATTTGCATACTCAATTTTAGATTCCGAATATAGAGAAGAAATGAGTGTAAATGATGGTATCAAGTTAGCTGTAAAGGCAATTAATGTGGCAATAAAGAGAGATGTGTTCACAGGAGATGGATTGCTCGTTGTAACGATAACAAAAGACGGATACAAAGAATACAGAGGAGCAGAACTAGAAAAAATGTTAAAGTAG
- a CDS encoding beta-CASP ribonuclease aCPSF1 codes for MIKRETMVEEILKEIREKVAQKIPKEAKITEIEFEGPELVIYVKNPEVVMKDGELIKELAKILKKRISIRPDPDVLLPPEEAEKLILEIVPKEAEITNISFDPSVGEVLIEAKKPGLVIGKNGETLRLITEKVRWAPKVVRTPPLQSQTIYLIRQILQTESKDRRKFLRQVGRNIYRKPEYKSRWIRITGLGGFREVGRSALLVQTDESFVLVDFGINVAALNDPYKAFPHFDAPEFQYVLKEGLLDAIVITHAHLDHSGMLPYLFRYNLFDGPIYTTPPTRDLMVLLQKDFVEIQQSNGQEPLYKPKDIKEVIKHTITLDYGEVRDISPDVRLTLHNAGHILGSAIVHLHIGNGLHNIAVTGDFKFIPTRLLEPASYRFPRLETLVMESTYGGANDIQMPREEAEKRLIEVIHQTIRRGGKVLIPAMAVGRAQEIMMVLEEYARVGGIDVPIYLDGMIWEATAIHTAYPEYLSKTLREQIFKEDYNPFLSEIFHPVANSKERQDIIDSNEPAIIIASSGMLVGGPSVEYFKQLASDKRNSIIFVSYQAEGTLGRQVQSGVREIPMIGESGRTEVIKVNMEVHTIDGFSGHADRKELMNYVAKVRPRPERVITVHGEPQKCLDLATSIHKKFGLSTRAPNNLDTIRLR; via the coding sequence TTGATTAAAAGGGAAACCATGGTTGAAGAAATTCTTAAGGAGATAAGAGAAAAGGTAGCTCAAAAAATACCAAAAGAAGCAAAAATAACCGAAATAGAATTTGAAGGGCCAGAATTAGTCATTTACGTTAAAAATCCTGAGGTTGTAATGAAAGATGGGGAGCTTATAAAAGAGCTGGCGAAAATTCTAAAGAAGAGGATAAGTATTAGACCAGATCCAGATGTTTTGTTACCTCCTGAAGAGGCTGAGAAGTTAATTCTGGAAATTGTTCCAAAAGAGGCTGAAATTACGAATATTTCTTTTGATCCATCCGTAGGAGAAGTTCTAATTGAGGCAAAGAAACCTGGGTTAGTAATTGGAAAAAATGGTGAAACTCTTAGACTAATCACCGAAAAAGTAAGGTGGGCCCCCAAAGTTGTCAGAACGCCTCCACTTCAGAGCCAGACTATCTACCTAATCAGACAAATTCTTCAAACTGAAAGTAAGGATAGAAGAAAGTTCCTGAGGCAAGTTGGGAGAAATATCTACAGAAAGCCCGAATATAAAAGCAGGTGGATTAGAATAACTGGACTTGGAGGATTTAGAGAAGTAGGTAGAAGTGCACTATTAGTACAAACTGATGAAAGTTTCGTGTTGGTTGATTTTGGAATTAACGTTGCTGCCTTAAATGATCCATATAAGGCATTTCCACACTTTGACGCTCCAGAGTTTCAATATGTATTGAAAGAGGGCTTACTGGATGCAATAGTCATTACTCACGCTCATCTTGACCACAGTGGAATGCTTCCATACTTATTCAGATACAATTTATTCGATGGGCCAATATACACAACTCCTCCTACTAGGGATTTAATGGTGTTACTCCAAAAGGATTTTGTGGAGATTCAACAGAGCAATGGACAGGAGCCATTATACAAGCCTAAAGACATAAAGGAAGTCATTAAGCACACAATAACCTTAGATTATGGGGAAGTTAGAGATATATCTCCCGACGTGAGGCTAACACTCCACAATGCTGGCCACATTTTAGGCTCAGCAATCGTTCACTTGCACATAGGGAATGGGTTGCATAACATTGCAGTTACTGGAGACTTTAAATTCATTCCAACAAGATTATTAGAGCCAGCAAGTTACAGATTCCCAAGACTTGAAACTCTAGTCATGGAATCAACGTACGGTGGAGCTAATGATATTCAAATGCCCAGGGAAGAAGCGGAGAAGAGGTTGATAGAAGTCATTCACCAGACCATAAGGAGGGGAGGAAAAGTCCTAATTCCAGCAATGGCAGTGGGGAGGGCTCAAGAAATAATGATGGTGCTAGAGGAGTACGCAAGAGTCGGAGGCATTGATGTCCCAATATATCTCGATGGAATGATTTGGGAAGCTACAGCAATTCATACTGCGTATCCCGAATATTTAAGCAAAACACTGAGGGAACAAATTTTCAAGGAAGACTACAACCCATTCTTAAGTGAAATCTTTCATCCAGTGGCCAATTCGAAAGAGAGGCAGGACATTATTGATAGCAATGAGCCCGCAATAATCATAGCCTCTTCTGGTATGTTAGTTGGAGGACCAAGCGTAGAATATTTCAAGCAGTTGGCCTCTGATAAGAGAAACTCAATCATCTTCGTAAGTTATCAAGCTGAAGGAACACTTGGAAGACAGGTGCAGAGTGGAGTTAGAGAGATTCCAATGATAGGAGAAAGTGGAAGAACAGAGGTCATAAAAGTGAACATGGAGGTTCATACAATTGATGGATTCTCGGGTCATGCTGACAGAAAAGAACTAATGAATTACGTAGCTAAGGTTAGACCAAGACCCGAGAGGGTAATTACAGTTCATGGGGAGCCTCAAAAATGTTTGGATTTAGCTACGAGCATTCACAAGAAGTTTGGACTCTCCACTAGGGCTCCAAACAATCTCGACACCATTCGACTGAGGTGA